One region of Eubalaena glacialis isolate mEubGla1 chromosome 6, mEubGla1.1.hap2.+ XY, whole genome shotgun sequence genomic DNA includes:
- the LOC133092945 gene encoding pro-neuregulin-2, membrane-bound isoform-like — protein sequence PGDEAAPAGASVCYASPPSVGSVQELAQRAAVMIEGKVHASRRQQEALDRKAAAGEAGAWGGERQPSATGPGALPAANGTVSPWPAGPAPSAAEPGDEAPYLVKVHQVWAAKAGGLKDSLLTVSLGAWGHPAFPSCGRLKEDSRYIFFTEPDANSSGRAPAAFRASFPPLKTGRNLKKEVSRVLCKRCGSTKPF from the coding sequence CCTGGCGACGAGGCGGCTCCCGCGGGGGCCTCGGTGTGCTATGCGTCCCCGCCCAGCGTGGGCTCGGTGCAGGAGCTGGCTCAGCGCGCCGCGGTGATGATCGAGGGAAAGGTGCACGCGTCGCGGCGGCAGCAGGAGGCACTCGACAGGAAGGCGGCGGCGGGCGAGGCAGGGGCGTGGGGAGGCGAGCGCCAGCCGTCAGCCACAGGCCCGGGAGCGCTGCCTGCCGCCAACGGGACCGTGTCCCCCTGGCCCGCGGGCCCCGCGCCCAGCGCCGCTGAGCCCGGAGACGAGGCGCCCTATCTGGTGAAGGTGCACCAGGTGTGGGCGGCGAAAGCCGGGGGCTTGAAGGACTCGCTGCTCACCGTGAGCCTGGGCGCCTGGGGCCACCCCGCGTTCCCCTCCTGCGGGCGGCTCAAGGAGGACAGCAGGTACATCTTCTTCACGGAGCCCGATGCCAACAGCAGCGGCCGCGCGCCGGCCGCCTTCCGAGCATCCTTCCCTCCTCTGAAGACGGGCCGGAACCTCAAGAAGGAAGTCAGCCGGGTGCTGTGCAAGCGGTGCGGTAGCACGAAGCCATTTTAA